The Longimicrobium sp. DNA segment CTCACCAGCGCGCTGTCGGCCACCGTCTTCCCGCTGGGGTCGTACAGCGTGTTGGGCACGTCGCCCGAGCCGCCGCTGTACGTCTGGTACACGCCCGTGTGCAGCGGCGTGCGGTCGCCCAGCGGGTCGGAGATGGTGAAGGCGGTGCTGATGAAGCTCTGCGAGAGCGCCGTGAGCGCCGCCGTGTAGTTGGCGGCGTTCGCCTGGCCGAACTCGGTGGCGCGGATCACCTCCACGCGCGCCTTGAGCGCCCGGTTGAACTGCGCGAACTTCCCCGTGGTGTTGAAGCCGAACTGGTTCAGCCCGCTGGGCGTGGGGAACGGCAGGGCGATGTTCCCCGCCGCGTTCAGCTGCGTGAGCCCCTCGTCCAGCAGCGAGCTGATGAACGCCCACGACTCGGCCCGGTTCGCCACGATCGGCGGCGGGGTGGTGATGTCGGTGAGCGGGGTGTTCACCTGCACCGGGATCAGCTCCCGGGTGTTGTTCACCTGGATGAAGTCCACCGCCTGGATCGTCTTGGCGAAGCCCTTGATCGCCGCCTTCTCGGCGTCGGAGAGGGCCACCTGGTCCACCGCCTGGATCAGGAGGTTGGCGGTGCGGATGTTCCGGTACGGCGTGGTCCAGTACGAGCTGCCGGTGAAGTTGGTGCCCAGCGGCGCGCCCGCGAAGAGCTGGCGGACGTAGCGGCTCTCGTTGGGGTCCAGGTAGTACCCCTCGCGCCCCACGATCCCCGCCCAGCGCACGTAGGTGTCGCTGTCCTGCCGGCTCCCCTGCAGCACGCCCACGGCCGCCTGCTTCACCGTGTTCACGGTGGGGTTGGTCAGCAGGTCGTCCAGCGGCGGGTTCTGGTAGTCCGGCACGGTGATGTCCCCGCACGCGGCCAGGAGCACCAGGCCGGCCAGCGGGAGATGGGTCTTTCTCATGTGTGCCCTCATGTCGGTGGTCGCTCCCGTCTTCAGAAGCCGAGGTCCAGGCTCAGCCAGACGCTCCGGCTGGGCGGGAACGGCGTCACGTCCTGGTTCCGGCCCACGGCGCGGTTGCCGAAGTTGCTGACCTCGGGGTCGAGGCCCGAGTAGTCGGTCCACGTGCGCAGGTTGCGCCCCGACAGCGTGAGCCGCGCCGAGCGCACCCGGTTGCCCATGCGGCCCAGCAGGCTGTTCGGCAGCTGGTACGAGAGCGACACCTCGCGCAGCTTCACGTAGCTGCCGTCTTCCAGGTACTGGGTGACGTGGCCGCCCTGCCGCTCGGCGCGCTCGGCGCCGGCGCAGGTGTCGGAGGTGTTGCAGCCGGTCCAGTCGGCCCCGTTCACGGCGTCGTCGTAGTAGCTCTTGGTGAGGTTGGCCACCAGCCCGCCGTGCGCCCAGTCCACCAGCCCCGACAGCGTCAGGTTGCGCCAGGTGACGTCGTTGGCGAAGCCCATGCGGAACTTGGGCATGGCGTCGCCGAAGACGCGCTCGATGTTGTTGCCCTCGGCGTCCACGTCGTTGCCCCAGAGCGCGGTGGGGCTCTCGCCCTCCTTGATCCGGTAGCCGCCGTAGTCGAAGCCGAAGTGGAAGCCGGGGTTGTACTGCGCCAGCCCGCCCAGGTCCTTCACCTCGGCCCGGTCGGTGGCGAAGGTGGTGCGGGTGAGCCAGGAGAAGTCGTCGCGCCGGATCGGCGTGGCCTCCAGCATCATCTCCAGCCCCTGCACCTCGTAGCTGCCGGCGTTCACCGCGTAGGTGCCGAAGCCGGTGGAGGGCGCCAGCGGGGGCGCGATGATGAAGTCGGTGACCCGCTTGTTGTAGCCGGTGAACTCGAAGCGCGCGTTGCCGCCGAAGAGGGTGGCGTCGAAGCCGCCCTCGAGCTCGGTGGTGCGCTCGGGGTGCAGGTCGGGGTCGCCCACGCTCCCCTGCACGCGCAGCCCCAGCACGCCCTCCAGGTTGGTGCCGCCCAGCGCCGAGGTGAAGCGCTGCCCGTAGAACGGCAGGTTCCCCGACGAGCCGTACGCCACGCGCAGCTTGAGCTCGTCGGCCCACGAGGTGAGGTCGTCGAAGCGGTAGCTGGCCGCGGCCTTCGGGTAGTAGTAGTACTTGCCCTGGTCGGCGTTGCTGGAGCTCCTGTCGGCGCGCACGCTCCCGGTCAGCGTGGCGCGCTCGTCGAAGAGCAGCAGCTCCTCCTGGATGTACATCCCGAAGTCGCGGGTGCGCGCGCGCGAGCCGTCGGGCTCGGTCTTGGCGGCGCGCGCCGGGATGCGGCTGGTGGTGTTGCGCCCCACCAGCTGGGAGAGCTGCAGGTCGCGGTCCTCGTACTGGGTGCCGAGCGAGGTGCGCGCGGTGAGCTGGTCCGAGGCCGTGAAGGTGTAGACCAGGTTCAGCCCCAGGTTCAGGTTGGTGTTGCGCCCCTGCCCCAGGATGGCGGTGCCCGGGAAGCCGTCGTCGTCCTCGAAGAAGAGCTCGACCGGGAAGAACAGCTCGTTCCTCTGCTCGAAGTAGTCCACGCCGCCGTTGGCCAGGAAGCGCAGGTTGTGGCGGTCGGTGTCGACGGCGTTGAACGAGACGTTGGCCGAGGTGATGGCGCGCCACACGTTCTCGTCGTTGGTGGACAGCGCGGCGGTCTGCGCCGGGTTGCTGGCCACGCTGGGGAAGATGGTGTTGTCGGGGAACGTCCCGTCGCCCGAGCGCCGCAGGTCGAAGAAGCTGGGCGTGAACGAGAGCGCGGCGTAGTAGCTGACGCCGGCGTTGTCGTTGCCGGTGAGGCCGCGCGCGGCCACCGAGTGCAGCACGCTGGCGCCCAGCTGCACCTGCACGCGCGAGCCGACCGCCTGGTCCAGGTTCAGCTGGAAGGCTTCCTTCTCGTAGCCGGTGTTGGCGGCGAGCCCCTCGTGGTCCAGCAGCGTCCCCGACACGAAGAAGCGGGTGCGCTCGGTGCCGCCCGACAGGCTGAGCACGGTCTCGCGCCCGGGATGGCGCCCGCCGAAGACGGCCGCCTCGTTGTCGTAGACGGCCTTCTGGGTGCCGTCGGCGTTGAAGTAGAGGTCGGCCTCGGCGTCGGAGAGCCCGAAGTGGTCGACGGCCGCGTCGCGGGTCCACACGCGCGAGCCCAGGGTGCGCGCCTGCTCGAAGTAGCCCACGCGCTGGGTGAGGTTCACCCGCGTGGCGCCGGCCTGGCCGCGCCGGGTGCGGATGATGACCACGCCGTTGCTGGCCTTGGAGCCGTAGATCGCCGACGCCGACGCCCCCTTGAGCACCTCGATGCTCTCGATGTCGTTGGGGTTGATGTCGGCGATGCGGTTGACCAGCTGGTCCTGGCTCGACGAGTTGACGCCGCGCGAGGCCTGGCTGACGGCGTTGGCGCCCGAGGGGATCGAGACGTTGCTGACGATCACGCCGTCGATGATGAAGAGCGGGTCGGCGCTGCCGCCGATGGAGCTGACGCCGCGCAGCGAGATCTGCACGCCGCCGCCGGGGGCGCCGGAGTTGGTGCTGATGTTGGCGCCGGCGATCTTGCCCTGCAGGGCCTTCTCGATGGTCTGCGCCGGTGCGCGCTGCAGGTCGGTGGTGACCACCGACACGGCGTTGGCCACGTTCTGGCGCTTGACCGTGGTGGCCTGGCCGGTGACCACGACGGCCTCCAGGTTCAGCACGTCGGGCTGCAGGCGCACGGCCACCGTGCTCTCGCCGGCGCCGACGGTGACGGTGCGGCTGGTGTAGCCGATGC contains these protein-coding regions:
- a CDS encoding SusC/RagA family TonB-linked outer membrane protein, with product MRSRFTKLLLALLMAGSAEELAAQQRQVTGTVTGSDQAPIPSAQVVVTGRRAGVQTDAQGRFTIQVPAGDVSLTVSRIGYTSRTVTVGAGESTVAVRLQPDVLNLEAVVVTGQATTVKRQNVANAVSVVTTDLQRAPAQTIEKALQGKIAGANISTNSGAPGGGVQISLRGVSSIGGSADPLFIIDGVIVSNVSIPSGANAVSQASRGVNSSSQDQLVNRIADINPNDIESIEVLKGASASAIYGSKASNGVVIIRTRRGQAGATRVNLTQRVGYFEQARTLGSRVWTRDAAVDHFGLSDAEADLYFNADGTQKAVYDNEAAVFGGRHPGRETVLSLSGGTERTRFFVSGTLLDHEGLAANTGYEKEAFQLNLDQAVGSRVQVQLGASVLHSVAARGLTGNDNAGVSYYAALSFTPSFFDLRRSGDGTFPDNTIFPSVASNPAQTAALSTNDENVWRAITSANVSFNAVDTDRHNLRFLANGGVDYFEQRNELFFPVELFFEDDDGFPGTAILGQGRNTNLNLGLNLVYTFTASDQLTARTSLGTQYEDRDLQLSQLVGRNTTSRIPARAAKTEPDGSRARTRDFGMYIQEELLLFDERATLTGSVRADRSSSNADQGKYYYYPKAAASYRFDDLTSWADELKLRVAYGSSGNLPFYGQRFTSALGGTNLEGVLGLRVQGSVGDPDLHPERTTELEGGFDATLFGGNARFEFTGYNKRVTDFIIAPPLAPSTGFGTYAVNAGSYEVQGLEMMLEATPIRRDDFSWLTRTTFATDRAEVKDLGGLAQYNPGFHFGFDYGGYRIKEGESPTALWGNDVDAEGNNIERVFGDAMPKFRMGFANDVTWRNLTLSGLVDWAHGGLVANLTKSYYDDAVNGADWTGCNTSDTCAGAERAERQGGHVTQYLEDGSYVKLREVSLSYQLPNSLLGRMGNRVRSARLTLSGRNLRTWTDYSGLDPEVSNFGNRAVGRNQDVTPFPPSRSVWLSLDLGF
- a CDS encoding RagB/SusD family nutrient uptake outer membrane protein, yielding MRKTHLPLAGLVLLAACGDITVPDYQNPPLDDLLTNPTVNTVKQAAVGVLQGSRQDSDTYVRWAGIVGREGYYLDPNESRYVRQLFAGAPLGTNFTGSSYWTTPYRNIRTANLLIQAVDQVALSDAEKAAIKGFAKTIQAVDFIQVNNTRELIPVQVNTPLTDITTPPPIVANRAESWAFISSLLDEGLTQLNAAGNIALPFPTPSGLNQFGFNTTGKFAQFNRALKARVEVIRATEFGQANAANYTAALTALSQSFISTAFTISDPLGDRTPLHTGVYQTYSGGSGDVPNTLYDPSGKTVADSALVSLAQLRPGGTKDARLVYKTEPGPFSLVSGLGSNLRFTIYNTRPFYGSGGQSSPIPMIRNEELILLRAEARWFTGDKPGAMADLNFIRQNSGGLAPIAQPATDAAFREALLYERTYSLLFEGGHRWVDYRRFGKLADLKVRATIRTGGAASNVATWLPLPSNETLPR